One genomic segment of Mastomys coucha isolate ucsf_1 unplaced genomic scaffold, UCSF_Mcou_1 pScaffold22, whole genome shotgun sequence includes these proteins:
- the Cldn23 gene encoding claudin-23, with amino-acid sequence MRTPLVMTLGMVLTPCGLLLNLVSTLAPGWRLVKGFLDQPVDVVLYQGLWDICREQSSRERECGQPDEWNYFQTQPVQVARGLMITSLATTALGLLLASLGVRCWQDEPHFGLAGLSGVVLFAAGLFSLIPVSWYNHFLTDPSVLAAPSPPVTTQVSYSLVLGYLGSCLLLLGGFSLALSFAPWCEERCRRCRKAPPAGPRRSSISTVYVDWPEPALTPAIKYYSEGQHRPPPAEHRDTSKLKVGFPMPRPPPKAYTNPMDVLEGEEKKTATSQGGSSSRSTRPCQSSLPCDSDL; translated from the coding sequence ATGCGGACGCCGTTGGTGATGACGCTGGGCATGGTGCTCACGCCCTGCGGGTTGCTGCTCAATCTCGTCAGCACACTGGCCCCGGGCTGGCGGCTGGTGAAGGGCTTTCTGGACCAGCCAGTGGACGTGGTGCTGTACCAGGGGCTGTGGGACATATGTCGCGAGCAGAGCAGTCGCGAGCGCGAGTGCGGCCAGCCCGACGAGTGGAACTACTTCCAGACTCAGCCCGTGCAGGTGGCCCGGGGACTCATGATCACGTCACTGGCCACTACCGCCTTGGGGCTGCTGCTGGCTTCGCTCGGCGTGCGCTGTTGGCAAGATGAGCCTCACTTCGGGCTAGCCGGCCTCTCCGGCGTGGTGCTTTTCGCAGCCGGCCTCTTCAGCCTCATCCCGGTCTCCTGGTATAACCACTTCTTGACAGATCCCTCCGTCCTGGCCGCCCCGAGCCCGCCGGTCACCACGCAGGTCAGCTACAGCCTGGTGCTGGGCTACTTAGGCAGttgcctgctgctgctgggcgGCTTCTCGCTGGCGCTCAGTTTTGCGCCCTGGTGTGAAGAGCGTTGTCGCCGGTGTCGCAAGGCGCCCCCAGCAGGCCCGCGCCGCAGCAGCATCAGCACCGTCTACGTGGACTGGCCGGAACCCGCGCTCACACCTGCCATCAAGTACTACAGCGAGGGGCAGCATCGGCCTCCTCCCGCTGAGCACAGGGACACCAGCAAGCTCAAGGTGGGATTCCCGATGCCACGACCGCCACCCAAGGCCTACACCAACCCGATGGATGTGCttgagggagaggaaaagaagacagccacTTCCCAAGGCGGATCCTCCTCTCGCAGCACTCGGCCCTGCCAAAGTTCGCTGCCCTGTGACTCCGACCTGTAG